One genomic segment of Ferrimicrobium sp. includes these proteins:
- a CDS encoding Shedu anti-phage system protein SduA domain-containing protein: MFRPRGLLIIGSTSQLQEDEQVASFELFRNNQREIDIITFDELRQKIDLMIDLLQNVAR, from the coding sequence ATCTTCCGTCCCAGGGGCCTACTGATCATCGGCTCTACAAGCCAGCTCCAGGAGGACGAGCAGGTGGCTAGCTTCGAGTTATTCCGGAACAATCAGCGTGAGATTGATATCATCACGTTCGACGAGCTTCGCCAGAAAATCGACCTGATGATCGACCTTCTTCAGAACGTAGCGAGATAG